A stretch of the Oncorhynchus mykiss isolate Arlee unplaced genomic scaffold, USDA_OmykA_1.1 un_scaffold_195, whole genome shotgun sequence genome encodes the following:
- the LOC118947729 gene encoding uncharacterized protein LOC118947729 isoform X2, with protein MEQGRRHYASTRATRRLKLVALRRGPVEGTADGVFVGRPVVVVRRGALSTENPSQMAKEVVQRDDDDPQREGREVVEEEPVAQLKKEPKKTGKD; from the exons atggaacagggaaggcGCCATTACGCTAGCACGCGGGCTAcacggcgtttaaagttagtagccctccgacgggggccggttgaaggcacagcggatggagtattcgtcggcagaccagtcgtggtggtgcggcggggggccttgtcgacagagaatccaagccagatggcgaaagag GTAGtacagagagatgatgatgatccccagagggaggggagggaggttgtTGAGGAAGAACCAGTGGCCCAGCTCAAGAAGGAGCCCAAGAAGACAGGAAAG GATTGA
- the LOC118947729 gene encoding uncharacterized protein LOC118947729 isoform X1 codes for MWRGIGLSRVTAVFLLVVILNCQITEDRVGICTPIPSELPESTAQPIVRCSVIDMSESTKPKTMVCDARTSMFAIADTIMKKVYPEAEGQVTSHPDLTDPIARLEELISQGRIGALSRDLSHQVNRIISDSNLTPLGLTVAAGKSASDTILSKLKRNDKVGKPTTYELVQLFVEESVKCLLLPSFVPYSTSMSLAQGAKVLARVSEDRISCSSSSSVFSDTVSLFTKVMVSQVMYSVDSDAESIGSSPTESLQTSETTISDVGNLLSGKSSPRLSPSGTIMATSETSNAAQILKANIDGEEVDTTSHSGVAQNIVRDDMSTSPDMVKDVTLPTPSSDNLGGDDDVTGLISMLVMRILTEIQTPAEDYPVDVTRKSQDLIPKVMEVFCAWSGCSETQAYPENLRIHKVYRVVYKNLLEEFGSEKILQQAVSTQDSSFDRILVKSLSEALLHRCNEALRAASRTSVKTTGPKAFPLAEDVRASSGKLSFLQRLVRLTSNLKLFKKGNKKDSHRSESEQVQTTAEDGMLPSIVPHAAMSALPKDLPASSQQETPHKRPLLVRMFSAISKGLFKPFKQSLKTK; via the exons ATGTGGCGAGGAATTGGTCTATCAAGAGTCACTGCGGtcttcctcctcgttgtcatTCTCAACTGCCAAATCACAGAAGACAGAGTGGGAATTTGCACTCCCATTCCTTCTGAGTTACCCGAGAGTACTGCTCAGCCCATTGTAAGATGCTCAGTCATTGACATGAGCGAATCTACTAAGCCAAAAACAATGGTGTGTGATGCCAGAACAAGCATGTTTGCCATAGCCGATACCATCATGAAGAAGGTATATCCAGAGGCAGAAGGGCAGGTTACATCTCACCCTGATCTAACAGATCCAATAGCTAGACTGGAGGAGCTCATATCTCAGGgtaggattggtgctctctcCCGTGATCTCAGTCACCAAGTCAACCGCATAATTTCCGATagcaacttgacccctctgggactgacagtggcggctggaaagagtgcatctgataccatcctttcgaagctgaagaggaatgacaaggTGGGGAAGCCCACAACTTACGAGCTGGTTCAGCTGTTTGTAGAGGAGTCTGTTAAGTGCCTCCTGCTTCCTAGTTTTGTGCCCTATTCAActtcaatgagtttggctcagggGGCCAAGGTGTTGGCTAGAGTGTCTGAAGATAGAATTTCAtgctcttcttcttcatcagtaTTTAGTGACACAGTCAGTCTCTTTACCAAAGTTATGGTAAGCCAGGTCATGTACTCTGTGGATTCTGATGCAGAAAGTATAGGATCCTCTCCAACTGAATCTCTCCAAACATCTGAAACCACTATATCTGATGTAGGCAATCTATTGAGTGGCAAGTCCTCCCCTCGGCTGTCTCCTTCTGGCACCATTATGGCAACAAGCGAGACCTCCAATGCAGCACAAATCTTGAAGGCCAACATTGATGGAGAGGAAGTGGATACCACCAGTCATTCTGGTGTAGCTCAAAACATTGTCAGGGACGATATGTCAACCAGCCCAGACATGGTCAAAGATGTCACACTTCCAACCCCATCCTCTGATAACTTGGGCGGTGATGATGACGTCACcggcctcatcagcatgttagtAATGAGAATTCTAACAGAAATCCAAACCCCAGCAGAAGATTACCCAGTTGACGTCACACGCAAGTCACAAGACCTGATCCCTAAAGTTATGGAGGTcttctgtgcatggtcaggctgctctgagacaCAAGCCTATCCAGAGAACTTGAGGATTCATAAAGTCTACAGAGTCGTCTATAAAAATCTGTTGGAGGAGTTTGGCTCGGAGAAAATCCTCCAACAggccgtgtcgactcaggactcTTCATTTGATAGGATTCTTGTCAAGTCTTTGAGTGAAGCGCTTCTCCACAGATGTAATGAGGCATTGAGGGCAGCCTCAAGAACATCAGTCAAAACCACCGGGCCTAAGGCTTTTCCACTGGCTGAGGATGTGAGGGCTAGCAGCGGGAAACTATCTTTTCTACAAAGGCTGGTCAGGCTGACAAGCAACTTAAAG CTATTCAAGAAGGGGAACAAGAAGGATTCCCACCGCTCTGAATCAGAACAAGTACAGACCACTGCTGAAGATGGCATGC tGCCCAGCATAGTGCCACATGCTGCCATGTCTGCACTGCCAAAGGATCTCCCCGCCAGCTCCCAACAGGAGACGCCTCATAAACGTCCACTTCTCGTCAGGATGTTTTCTGCCATCTCCAAAGGCCTGTTCAAGCCCTTCAAACAGTCCTTAAAGACCAAGTAA
- the LOC118947725 gene encoding uncharacterized protein LOC118947725 isoform X1 produces MVEEKVVQRDDDDPPGEWREVAEEEPVAQLKKEPKKTGKVKRKSSAKKSGEQGTDTDAGLRNKHPDRGSVIELLEKKALKAAFGPGNKDEMEDCYPILISFMRNLTDEQWQVIYKGFKKPMTKEQLAKLCKTIVNFITQTTLQILLPALARILGVTGFYDNADSLKRGGSARSFTAFEQKRLELIQEVKYLAKEMCNCGGKALQPRSSTPSSKSSQTSLKAHLGMPEDSIISSVQEQLSKSDQMVAAGQLSQIEKVVGPMLENIEKISSERGEELVYQESLRSSSSLSFSTAKSQKTEWEFALPGTPIPSELPESTAQPIVRCSVIDMSESTKPKTMVCDARTSMFAIADTIMKKVYPEAEGQVTSHPDLTDAIARLEELIYQGRIGALSRDLSHQVNRIIFDSNLTPLGLTVVAGKSASDTILSKLKRNDKVWKPTTYELVQLFVEESVKCLLLPSFVPYSTSMSLAQGAKVLARVSEDRISCSSSSSVFSDTVSLFTKVMVSQVMYSVDSDAESRGSSPTESLQTSEPTISDVGNLLSGKSSPGLSPSGAIMATSETSNAAQILKANIDGEEVDTTSHSGVAQNIVRDDMSTSPDMVKDVTLPTPSSDNLGSDDDFTGLISMLVMRILTEIQTPAEDYPVDVTRKSQDLIPKVMEVFCAWSGCSETQAYPENLRIHKVYRVVYKNLLEEFGSEKILQQAVSTQDSSFDRILVKSLSEALLHRCNEALRAASRTSVKTTGPKALPLAEDVRASSGKLSFLQRLVRLTSNLKLFKKGNKKDSHRSESEQVQTTAEDGMLPSIVPHAAMSALPKDLPASSQQETPHKRPLLVRMFSAISKGLFKPFKQSLKTK; encoded by the exons ATGGTGGAAGAAAAG GTAGtacagagagatgatgatgatcccCCGGGGGAGTGGAGGGAGGTTGCTGAGGAAGAACCAGTGGCCCAGCTCAAGAAGGAGCCCAAGAAGACAGGAAAG GTGAAGAGGAAAAGTAGTGCCAAGAAGTCAGGGGAGCAGGGCACTGATACGGATGCAG GATTGAGGAATAAACACCCGGACAGAGGATCTGTTATTGAGCTCTTGGAGAAGAAGGCTCTTAAGGCTGCATTCGGCCCAGGCAACAAAGATGAGATGGAGGACTGctacccaatcctcatctcattcatgcgcaatcttactgatga GCAATGGCAAGTGATCTATAAAGGATTTAAAAAACCT ATGACAAAGGAACAGCTTGCAAAATTGTGCAAGACCATTGTCAACTTCATTACACAGACCACCCTGCAGATCCTGCTGCCGGCCCTGGCCCGCATTCTAGGGGTGACGGGCTTTTATGACAACGCTGACTCACTCAAGAGGGGCGGCAGTGCAAGATCCTTCACTGCCTTTGAGCAGAAAAGActggagctcatccaggaagttaAATATTTGGCGAAGGAGATGTGTAACTGTGGCGGCAAGGCTCTCCAACCAAGGTCTAGCACACCCTCTTCcaagag ttcccagacctcaCTGAAAGCCCACCTGGGAATGCCAGaggacagtatcatcagcagtgtccaggagcaactgtcaaaatctgaccaaaTGGTGGCTGCAGGACAGCTTTCACAAATAGAAAAAGTGGTTGGACCTATGCTGGAGAACATTGAGAAGATTAGCAGCGAACGTGGCGAGGAATTGGTCTATCAAGAGTCACTACGGTCTTCTTCCTCGTTGTCATTCTCAACTGCCAAATCACAGAAGACAGAGTGGGAATTTGcactccctggcactcccattcCTTCTGAGTTACCCGAGAGTACTGCTCAGCCCATTGTAAGATGCTCAGTCATTGACATGAGCGAATCTACTAAGCCAAAAACAATGGTGTGTGATGCCAGAACAAGCATGTTTGCCATAGCCGATACCATCATGAAGAAGGTATATCCAGAGGCAGAAGGGCAGGTTACATCTCACCCTGATCTAACAGATGCAATAGCTAGACTGGAGGAGCTCATATATCAGGgtaggattggtgctctctcCCGTGATCTCAGTCACCAAGTGAACCGCATAATTTTCGATagcaacttgacccctctggGACTGACAGTGGTGGCTGGAAAGAGTGCATCTGATACCATCCTTTCGaagctgaagaggaatgacaaggTGTGGAAGCCCACAACTTACGAGCTGGTTCAGCTGTTTGTAGAGGAGTCTGTTAAGTGCCTCCTGCTTCCTAGTTTTGTGCCCTATTCAActtcaatgagtttggctcagggGGCCAAGGTGTTGGCTAGAGTGTCTGAAGATAGAATTTCAtgctcttcttcttcatcagtaTTTAGTGACACAGTCAGTCTCTTTACCAAAGTTATGGTAAGCCAGGTCATGTACTCTGTGGATTCTGATGCAGAAAGTAGAGGATCCTCTCCAACTGAATCTCTCCAAACATCTGAACCCACTATATCTGATGTAGGCAATCTATTGAGTGGCAAGTCCTCCCCTGGGCTGTCTCCTTCTGGCGCCATTATGGCAACAAGCGAGACCTCCAATGCAGCACAAATCTTGAAGGCCAACATTGATGGAGAGGAAGTGGATACCACCAGTCATTCTGGTGTAGCTCAAAACATTGTCAGGGACGATATGTCAACCAGCCCAGACATGGTCAAAGATGTCACACTTCCAACCCCATCCTCTGATAACTTGGGCAGTGATGATGACTTCACcggcctcatcagcatgttagtAATGAGAATTCTAACAGAAATCCAAACCCCAGCAGAAGATTACCCAGTTGACGTCACACGCAAGTCACAAGACCTGATCCCTAAAGTTATGGAGGTcttctgtgcatggtcaggctgctctgagacaCAAGCCTATCCAGAGAACTTGAGGATTCATAAAGTCTACAGAGTCGTCTATAAAAATCTGTTGGAGGAGTTTGGCTCGGAGAAAATCCTCCAACAggccgtgtcgactcaggactcTTCATTTGATAGGATTCTTGTCAAGTCTTTGAGTGAAGCGCTTCTCCACAGATGTAATGAGGCATTGAGGGCAGCCTCAAGAACATCAGTCAAAACCACCGGGCCTAAGGCTCTTCCACTGGCTGAGGATGTGAGGGCTAGCAGCGGGAAACTATCTTTTCTACAAAGGCTGGTCAGGCTGACAAGCAACTTAAAG CTATTCAAGAAGGGGAACAAGAAGGATTCCCACCGCTCTGAATCAGAACAAGTACAGACCACTGCTGAAGATGGCATGC tGCCCAGCATAGTGCCACATGCTGCCATGTCTGCACTGCCAAAGGATCTCCCCGCCAGCTCCCAACAGGAGACGCCTCACAAACGTCCACTTCTCGTCAGAATGTTTTCTGCCATCTCCAAAGGCCTGTTCAAGCCCTTCAAACAGTCCTTAAAGACCAAGTAA
- the LOC118947725 gene encoding uncharacterized protein LOC118947725 isoform X2 has translation MEDCYPILISFMRNLTDEQWQVIYKGFKKPMTKEQLAKLCKTIVNFITQTTLQILLPALARILGVTGFYDNADSLKRGGSARSFTAFEQKRLELIQEVKYLAKEMCNCGGKALQPRSSTPSSKSSQTSLKAHLGMPEDSIISSVQEQLSKSDQMVAAGQLSQIEKVVGPMLENIEKISSERGEELVYQESLRSSSSLSFSTAKSQKTEWEFALPGTPIPSELPESTAQPIVRCSVIDMSESTKPKTMVCDARTSMFAIADTIMKKVYPEAEGQVTSHPDLTDAIARLEELIYQGRIGALSRDLSHQVNRIIFDSNLTPLGLTVVAGKSASDTILSKLKRNDKVWKPTTYELVQLFVEESVKCLLLPSFVPYSTSMSLAQGAKVLARVSEDRISCSSSSSVFSDTVSLFTKVMVSQVMYSVDSDAESRGSSPTESLQTSEPTISDVGNLLSGKSSPGLSPSGAIMATSETSNAAQILKANIDGEEVDTTSHSGVAQNIVRDDMSTSPDMVKDVTLPTPSSDNLGSDDDFTGLISMLVMRILTEIQTPAEDYPVDVTRKSQDLIPKVMEVFCAWSGCSETQAYPENLRIHKVYRVVYKNLLEEFGSEKILQQAVSTQDSSFDRILVKSLSEALLHRCNEALRAASRTSVKTTGPKALPLAEDVRASSGKLSFLQRLVRLTSNLKLFKKGNKKDSHRSESEQVQTTAEDGMLPSIVPHAAMSALPKDLPASSQQETPHKRPLLVRMFSAISKGLFKPFKQSLKTK, from the exons ATGGAGGACTGctacccaatcctcatctcattcatgcgcaatcttactgatga GCAATGGCAAGTGATCTATAAAGGATTTAAAAAACCT ATGACAAAGGAACAGCTTGCAAAATTGTGCAAGACCATTGTCAACTTCATTACACAGACCACCCTGCAGATCCTGCTGCCGGCCCTGGCCCGCATTCTAGGGGTGACGGGCTTTTATGACAACGCTGACTCACTCAAGAGGGGCGGCAGTGCAAGATCCTTCACTGCCTTTGAGCAGAAAAGActggagctcatccaggaagttaAATATTTGGCGAAGGAGATGTGTAACTGTGGCGGCAAGGCTCTCCAACCAAGGTCTAGCACACCCTCTTCcaagag ttcccagacctcaCTGAAAGCCCACCTGGGAATGCCAGaggacagtatcatcagcagtgtccaggagcaactgtcaaaatctgaccaaaTGGTGGCTGCAGGACAGCTTTCACAAATAGAAAAAGTGGTTGGACCTATGCTGGAGAACATTGAGAAGATTAGCAGCGAACGTGGCGAGGAATTGGTCTATCAAGAGTCACTACGGTCTTCTTCCTCGTTGTCATTCTCAACTGCCAAATCACAGAAGACAGAGTGGGAATTTGcactccctggcactcccattcCTTCTGAGTTACCCGAGAGTACTGCTCAGCCCATTGTAAGATGCTCAGTCATTGACATGAGCGAATCTACTAAGCCAAAAACAATGGTGTGTGATGCCAGAACAAGCATGTTTGCCATAGCCGATACCATCATGAAGAAGGTATATCCAGAGGCAGAAGGGCAGGTTACATCTCACCCTGATCTAACAGATGCAATAGCTAGACTGGAGGAGCTCATATATCAGGgtaggattggtgctctctcCCGTGATCTCAGTCACCAAGTGAACCGCATAATTTTCGATagcaacttgacccctctggGACTGACAGTGGTGGCTGGAAAGAGTGCATCTGATACCATCCTTTCGaagctgaagaggaatgacaaggTGTGGAAGCCCACAACTTACGAGCTGGTTCAGCTGTTTGTAGAGGAGTCTGTTAAGTGCCTCCTGCTTCCTAGTTTTGTGCCCTATTCAActtcaatgagtttggctcagggGGCCAAGGTGTTGGCTAGAGTGTCTGAAGATAGAATTTCAtgctcttcttcttcatcagtaTTTAGTGACACAGTCAGTCTCTTTACCAAAGTTATGGTAAGCCAGGTCATGTACTCTGTGGATTCTGATGCAGAAAGTAGAGGATCCTCTCCAACTGAATCTCTCCAAACATCTGAACCCACTATATCTGATGTAGGCAATCTATTGAGTGGCAAGTCCTCCCCTGGGCTGTCTCCTTCTGGCGCCATTATGGCAACAAGCGAGACCTCCAATGCAGCACAAATCTTGAAGGCCAACATTGATGGAGAGGAAGTGGATACCACCAGTCATTCTGGTGTAGCTCAAAACATTGTCAGGGACGATATGTCAACCAGCCCAGACATGGTCAAAGATGTCACACTTCCAACCCCATCCTCTGATAACTTGGGCAGTGATGATGACTTCACcggcctcatcagcatgttagtAATGAGAATTCTAACAGAAATCCAAACCCCAGCAGAAGATTACCCAGTTGACGTCACACGCAAGTCACAAGACCTGATCCCTAAAGTTATGGAGGTcttctgtgcatggtcaggctgctctgagacaCAAGCCTATCCAGAGAACTTGAGGATTCATAAAGTCTACAGAGTCGTCTATAAAAATCTGTTGGAGGAGTTTGGCTCGGAGAAAATCCTCCAACAggccgtgtcgactcaggactcTTCATTTGATAGGATTCTTGTCAAGTCTTTGAGTGAAGCGCTTCTCCACAGATGTAATGAGGCATTGAGGGCAGCCTCAAGAACATCAGTCAAAACCACCGGGCCTAAGGCTCTTCCACTGGCTGAGGATGTGAGGGCTAGCAGCGGGAAACTATCTTTTCTACAAAGGCTGGTCAGGCTGACAAGCAACTTAAAG CTATTCAAGAAGGGGAACAAGAAGGATTCCCACCGCTCTGAATCAGAACAAGTACAGACCACTGCTGAAGATGGCATGC tGCCCAGCATAGTGCCACATGCTGCCATGTCTGCACTGCCAAAGGATCTCCCCGCCAGCTCCCAACAGGAGACGCCTCACAAACGTCCACTTCTCGTCAGAATGTTTTCTGCCATCTCCAAAGGCCTGTTCAAGCCCTTCAAACAGTCCTTAAAGACCAAGTAA